One Caulobacter segnis genomic window carries:
- the bcsA gene encoding UDP-forming cellulose synthase catalytic subunit, with protein MKFTGIPGLDDGLFGRVVASAPARYVIFGLATAVVLLAVTVPLDTSGQLIFGLGVFAASAAIGQLSQGRRMTIGLVVISTALSTRYMWWRTTQTLHFDNPLAGFLGTGLYLAELYAWLVLVLGYMQCVWPLDRKVREISGPPETWPTVDIYIPTYNESLEIVQDTVFAAMDQDYPPDRFKVYILDDGRRPEFEAFARAAGCGYITRDNNKHAKAGNLNNAIPQTSGELLCIFDADHVATRAFLQLTVGWFQADPRLALLQTPHYFYSPDPVQRNIRAVKDIPGEGDLFYGVVQKGNDFWNATFFCGSCAVIRREALESTNGFAGETVTEDAHTALKLQRMGWNTAYLNTRLSAGLATERLALHIGQRARWARGMTQIFRIDNPLFGRGLSIGQRLCYLNAMLHFQFPLPRIVFLTSPIAYLIFGQNIIAAAAFTIVTYALPHLLLAVLVNERIQGRYRRAFWGEVYETLISFHLVGPAVLPLLDPKRGKFNVTDKGGLLEEGYFDFKVLLPLLVTTGVLFGGIGSGIVKLLLPQYFDAQLSTVMLNVGWSSFSLLILITAIAVGRETRQVRKHEHLLVELPTRLYFDDGHVMSTTTINVSMGGMAVPALEDDLIEGREVTHVEIFAAEKAFGFPVKMMGSGKGGLRFMFTDMTLESRRQLVRVVMGRADAWPLVDDQVSWSAWQSFMDLMRASISILLWWRYRDTPRASVAYKRAGASTGAAIIALALGFGLLGADQSHAQPARGRAAAAATATAEPAKAAPTNTGGVRTVAMTLEDLNVTRPLRLIGSSGEAGIPVNLRQDEVVTQAQLTLNFAYSPQLLADLSHLTVLLNDEVVGTVPLTPDGAGGVIVTLPIDPGLFTGENRLGFRFISHYTRNCEDPLHSTLWANISNTRSRLVLTLQQLSTGDTLSRLPAPFFDATEGRSLRLPFVFAGAPSNDLITAAAAAASYFGMNASFRGFSFPVAYNDLPNGDAVVLARAGSQIGGWVVPEASGPAISLIRNPRNPYATLLVITGGSDQDVLAAARVLATSPKSLSGQTAQITPQGITRRLPYDAPRWVDTRRPVRLGDLVGQSYLEGAGMRPGLLTAEFRTAPDLFFWPRAGAKLTFGYRYPAGSWLDYSISRLDVLANDKYIRSIQLRPEKASDKVRDFIGASAIQQKASVDIPGYNIFGQNQLQFYYDLHSNRKGACQGELPTGIRVGIDADSTLDLSGAHHFSRMPDLAFFASSGFPFSRVADLSETVVLIPQQPQPETLEALFTMIGRIGDSTGAPAVAVTIARPGDAPSLRGRDILVVGPLSLAAQAPELFQNAPVRVDGGQLRVASTSPLGRLFSRFGSNVDQRDPAAADAALVTISDFAGVSSWRSPFDKSRVVVAMLAGSPSRLPEIVNAMAKPEANAAMQGDLAISTNKSFNSFQVSPGFWSGHLPWWVAIMWWCSRNPLILGLAVIGASMVIGLGFWVVLAAHERKRMFDNEGGQR; from the coding sequence ATGAAGTTCACCGGGATTCCGGGTTTGGACGACGGCCTGTTCGGCCGCGTCGTGGCGTCCGCGCCTGCGCGTTACGTGATTTTCGGACTCGCGACCGCCGTGGTCCTCCTTGCGGTGACGGTGCCGCTGGACACCAGCGGTCAGCTGATCTTCGGCCTGGGCGTCTTCGCCGCCTCCGCCGCTATCGGTCAACTCAGCCAGGGTCGGCGGATGACCATCGGCCTGGTGGTGATCTCCACGGCGCTGTCGACGCGCTACATGTGGTGGCGCACGACCCAGACCCTGCATTTCGACAACCCCCTGGCGGGGTTCCTCGGGACGGGCCTCTACCTGGCCGAGCTCTACGCCTGGCTGGTCCTGGTCCTCGGCTACATGCAGTGTGTCTGGCCGCTGGACCGCAAGGTCCGAGAGATCAGCGGGCCACCGGAAACCTGGCCCACGGTCGACATCTACATACCGACCTACAACGAGAGCCTCGAGATCGTGCAGGACACGGTATTCGCGGCGATGGATCAGGACTACCCGCCTGATCGCTTCAAGGTCTACATCCTCGACGACGGCCGACGGCCCGAGTTCGAGGCTTTCGCGCGTGCGGCGGGCTGCGGGTACATCACCCGCGACAACAACAAGCACGCCAAGGCCGGCAACCTGAACAACGCCATCCCGCAGACCAGCGGCGAGCTGCTGTGCATCTTCGACGCCGACCACGTGGCCACGCGGGCGTTCCTGCAACTGACCGTCGGCTGGTTCCAGGCCGATCCCCGGCTGGCCCTGCTCCAGACGCCGCACTACTTCTATTCGCCGGATCCGGTTCAGCGGAACATCCGCGCCGTCAAGGACATCCCGGGCGAAGGCGACCTGTTCTACGGCGTGGTCCAGAAGGGCAACGACTTCTGGAACGCGACCTTCTTCTGCGGATCGTGCGCCGTCATCCGGCGCGAGGCGCTGGAGAGCACCAACGGTTTCGCCGGCGAGACGGTCACCGAGGACGCGCACACCGCGCTCAAGCTCCAGCGCATGGGCTGGAACACAGCCTATCTGAACACCCGTCTGTCGGCCGGCCTGGCCACCGAACGCCTGGCCCTGCACATCGGCCAGCGAGCCCGCTGGGCGCGCGGCATGACCCAGATCTTCCGCATCGACAATCCGCTGTTCGGGCGCGGCCTGAGCATCGGTCAGCGGCTTTGCTACCTCAATGCGATGCTGCACTTCCAGTTTCCGCTGCCGCGCATCGTGTTCCTGACCTCGCCGATCGCCTATCTGATCTTCGGCCAGAACATCATCGCCGCCGCCGCCTTCACGATTGTCACCTATGCCCTGCCGCACCTCCTGCTGGCCGTGCTGGTCAACGAGCGGATCCAGGGGCGCTATCGCCGGGCCTTCTGGGGCGAGGTCTACGAGACGCTGATCTCGTTCCACTTGGTGGGGCCCGCCGTCCTGCCGCTTCTCGACCCCAAGCGCGGCAAGTTCAACGTCACCGACAAGGGCGGCCTGCTCGAGGAAGGCTATTTCGACTTCAAGGTGCTGCTGCCCCTGCTGGTCACCACCGGCGTGCTGTTCGGGGGTATCGGGTCCGGGATCGTCAAGCTCCTGCTGCCGCAATATTTCGACGCCCAGCTCTCGACCGTGATGCTCAATGTCGGCTGGTCGAGCTTCAGCCTGCTGATCCTGATCACGGCGATCGCCGTCGGGCGCGAGACGCGCCAGGTCCGCAAGCACGAGCACCTGTTGGTGGAACTGCCGACGCGACTGTATTTCGACGATGGTCACGTGATGTCGACCACGACCATCAACGTTTCCATGGGCGGCATGGCTGTTCCGGCCCTGGAAGACGACCTCATCGAGGGGCGCGAGGTCACCCACGTCGAGATCTTCGCGGCGGAAAAGGCATTTGGATTCCCGGTCAAGATGATGGGGAGCGGGAAGGGCGGGCTGAGGTTTATGTTCACGGACATGACGCTGGAGTCGCGACGACAGCTTGTGCGGGTCGTCATGGGGCGCGCGGATGCGTGGCCGTTGGTTGACGACCAGGTGTCCTGGTCGGCCTGGCAGTCGTTCATGGACCTGATGCGCGCCAGTATCTCCATCCTGCTGTGGTGGCGCTATCGCGACACGCCGCGCGCCTCGGTGGCCTACAAGCGGGCCGGCGCGTCGACGGGCGCGGCGATCATCGCCCTGGCGCTCGGCTTCGGCCTCCTGGGCGCCGACCAGAGCCATGCCCAGCCGGCGCGCGGCCGCGCGGCCGCCGCCGCAACGGCGACCGCCGAGCCGGCGAAGGCCGCGCCCACGAACACCGGCGGCGTCCGCACGGTGGCGATGACGCTCGAGGATCTCAACGTCACCCGGCCGCTGCGGCTCATCGGATCGTCGGGCGAGGCCGGCATTCCGGTCAATCTGCGCCAGGACGAGGTTGTCACCCAGGCCCAGCTGACGCTCAACTTCGCCTATTCGCCGCAACTGCTCGCGGACCTCAGTCACCTGACGGTGCTGCTGAACGACGAGGTCGTCGGCACGGTGCCCCTGACGCCCGACGGCGCCGGGGGCGTGATCGTCACCCTGCCGATCGATCCGGGCCTCTTCACGGGCGAGAACCGCCTCGGCTTCCGGTTCATCAGCCACTACACCCGCAACTGCGAGGACCCGCTGCACTCGACCCTCTGGGCGAACATCAGCAACACCCGCAGCCGCCTGGTGCTGACGCTGCAGCAGCTGTCGACCGGCGACACGCTGTCGCGACTGCCCGCGCCGTTCTTCGACGCCACGGAAGGCCGCTCGCTGCGGCTGCCGTTCGTGTTCGCCGGAGCGCCGTCCAACGACCTGATCACCGCCGCCGCCGCCGCCGCGTCGTATTTCGGCATGAACGCCAGCTTCCGCGGCTTCTCGTTCCCCGTGGCCTACAACGACCTGCCCAACGGCGACGCCGTCGTCCTGGCGCGGGCCGGCAGCCAGATCGGCGGCTGGGTCGTTCCCGAGGCCAGCGGTCCCGCCATCAGCCTGATCCGCAACCCGCGCAACCCCTACGCCACCTTGCTCGTCATCACCGGCGGCTCGGACCAGGACGTCCTGGCCGCCGCGCGCGTGCTGGCGACCTCGCCCAAGAGCCTCTCGGGCCAGACCGCCCAGATCACGCCGCAGGGGATCACGCGCCGCCTGCCGTATGACGCCCCGCGCTGGGTCGACACGCGCCGCCCGGTCCGCCTGGGCGACCTCGTCGGCCAGTCCTATCTGGAAGGCGCCGGCATGCGTCCGGGCCTGCTGACGGCCGAGTTCCGCACCGCGCCCGACCTGTTCTTCTGGCCCCGGGCCGGCGCCAAGCTGACCTTCGGCTATCGCTATCCGGCCGGGTCCTGGCTCGACTATTCGATCTCGCGTCTCGATGTGCTGGCCAACGACAAGTACATCCGCTCGATCCAGCTGCGCCCCGAGAAGGCGTCGGACAAGGTGCGGGACTTCATCGGCGCCTCGGCCATTCAGCAGAAGGCCTCGGTCGACATCCCCGGCTACAACATCTTCGGTCAGAACCAGCTGCAGTTCTATTACGACCTGCACAGCAACCGTAAGGGCGCCTGCCAGGGCGAGCTGCCGACGGGCATCCGCGTCGGCATCGACGCTGACTCGACGCTGGACCTGTCGGGCGCGCACCACTTCTCGCGCATGCCCGACCTGGCCTTCTTCGCCAGCTCCGGCTTCCCGTTTAGCCGCGTCGCCGACCTGTCGGAGACCGTGGTCCTGATCCCGCAGCAGCCCCAGCCGGAAACGCTGGAGGCGCTGTTCACCATGATCGGCCGTATCGGCGATTCCACCGGCGCTCCGGCCGTGGCGGTCACGATCGCGCGTCCGGGCGACGCGCCGAGCCTGCGTGGCCGAGACATCCTGGTCGTGGGTCCGCTGTCGCTCGCCGCTCAAGCGCCCGAACTGTTCCAGAACGCCCCCGTGCGGGTCGACGGCGGCCAGCTTCGCGTGGCCTCGACGTCGCCGCTGGGGCGGCTGTTCTCGCGGTTCGGCTCCAATGTCGACCAGCGTGATCCCGCCGCCGCCGACGCGGCGCTGGTGACGATCAGCGACTTCGCCGGCGTCTCCAGCTGGCGCTCGCCGTTCGACAAGAGCCGCGTGGTCGTCGCCATGCTAGCCGGTTCGCCATCCCGCCTGCCGGAAATCGTCAACGCGATGGCCAAGCCGGAGGCCAACGCCGCCATGCAGGGCGACCTGGCCATCTCCACCAACAAGAGCTTCAATAGCTTCCAGGTGTCGCCCGGCTTCTGGTCTGGTCATTTGCCCTGGTGGGTGGCCATCATGTGGTGGTGCAGCCGCAACCCGCTGATCCTCGGCCTGGCGGTGATCGGCGCGTCGATGGTGATCGGTCTGGGCTTCTGGGTGGTCCTGGCCGCTCATGAACGCAAGCGTATGTTCGACAACGAGGGTGGCCAGCGGTGA
- a CDS encoding cellulose synthase operon protein YhjQ/BcsQ has translation MVLVVVSSPKGGVGKTTLVANLAVALRRRGRQVTAVDFDSQNALRFLLAPEHEDDFGVARCTARGLPWTSAVVAGRGGVRVAPYGEATTSERLRMKDLLEEDTLSEALSSLMRSDDEIIIADTTPGEGRLQQRLEALADLKLIVLLADAGSMALAPAYRDGLLLKPISESPTTFGVLNQVDPRRRLSRDISEFIATHAADRFIGVVHYDEALAEAAARGESIVEVGAQTLSAVDIEAIAGRLDRLTSRETVLS, from the coding sequence ATGGTCTTGGTCGTTGTGTCGTCGCCGAAGGGCGGGGTTGGGAAGACGACTCTTGTCGCCAACCTGGCCGTGGCCCTGCGTCGACGCGGCCGCCAAGTCACCGCTGTCGATTTCGATTCCCAGAACGCTCTGCGTTTCCTGCTCGCTCCGGAGCATGAGGACGACTTCGGCGTCGCGCGCTGCACGGCGCGTGGCCTGCCCTGGACCTCGGCGGTCGTCGCGGGTCGAGGCGGCGTCCGAGTGGCGCCGTATGGCGAGGCCACGACGAGCGAACGCCTGCGCATGAAGGACCTGCTGGAGGAGGATACGCTCTCGGAAGCGCTGTCCAGCCTGATGCGCTCCGACGACGAGATCATCATCGCCGACACCACCCCCGGCGAGGGCCGGCTCCAGCAACGACTGGAGGCCCTGGCCGATCTGAAGCTGATCGTGCTGCTGGCGGACGCCGGCTCCATGGCCCTAGCGCCCGCCTATCGCGACGGCCTGCTGCTCAAGCCCATCTCCGAGAGCCCGACCACGTTCGGCGTGCTCAATCAGGTGGACCCGCGACGCCGGCTCAGCCGCGACATCTCCGAGTTCATCGCCACCCACGCCGCCGACCGGTTCATCGGCGTCGTCCACTACGACGAGGCGCTGGCCGAAGCGGCCGCGCGCGGCGAGTCCATCGTGGAGGTCGGGGCCCAGACCCTCTCGGCCGTGGACATCGAGGCCATCGCCGGACGTCTGGACCGCCTTACGTCGCGCGAGACCGTCCTATCATGA
- a CDS encoding calcium-binding protein, with product MTTYTFSKITAAEAKRFNILSYDTLVFTTGSATDVEIAFYPQSNGYGSYQLTLGTRTVIFPQAGVNFGLPAAATADRILFSDGSHLVIGGAGDDFYEPSATAASHVIAAFGGAGDDTLFGGDANDRLVGGAGNDTLDGGGGNDVLDGGDGDDALSGGDGDDTLTGGAGADTLLGGSGHDILNGGAGADTLDGGSGNDILNGGAGADTLIGGRGNDTLNGGDGADTLQGGAGADILVGGSGDDTLTGGTGTDTLTGGTGADVFVFGASDSLPSAPDQILDFDDEDSLDFTGLGPATSLNYQHLTGAATYDGALAAANAAFAAKATLSYVGVQVGDDFYVFVDSLAVHEVGLAVVLRDVSAFDPLTGIV from the coding sequence ATGACGACGTATACTTTTTCCAAGATCACCGCCGCCGAGGCCAAGCGCTTCAACATCCTGAGCTACGACACCCTGGTGTTCACCACGGGCTCGGCGACCGACGTCGAGATCGCTTTCTATCCGCAGTCCAACGGCTATGGCTCGTATCAGCTGACGCTAGGGACGCGCACGGTGATCTTCCCGCAGGCCGGCGTGAACTTCGGTTTGCCGGCCGCCGCGACGGCTGATCGGATCCTTTTCTCGGATGGATCGCACCTGGTCATCGGCGGCGCCGGCGACGACTTCTACGAACCGTCGGCCACCGCGGCCTCCCATGTCATCGCGGCCTTTGGCGGCGCGGGCGACGACACGCTGTTCGGCGGCGACGCCAATGACCGGCTGGTCGGCGGCGCCGGGAACGACACCCTCGACGGCGGCGGCGGCAACGACGTCCTGGACGGCGGCGACGGTGACGACGCCCTGAGCGGCGGCGACGGCGACGACACGCTGACCGGCGGGGCGGGGGCCGACACCCTCCTGGGTGGTTCAGGCCACGACATCCTGAACGGCGGCGCCGGCGCCGACACCCTGGACGGCGGTTCGGGCAACGACATTCTGAACGGCGGCGCGGGCGCGGACACGCTGATCGGCGGCCGCGGCAACGACACCCTGAACGGCGGCGACGGCGCGGACACCCTGCAGGGCGGCGCGGGCGCCGACATCCTGGTCGGCGGGTCGGGCGACGACACGCTGACCGGCGGAACGGGGACCGACACCCTGACCGGCGGGACCGGCGCGGACGTCTTCGTCTTCGGCGCTTCGGACTCCCTGCCTTCCGCGCCCGACCAGATTCTCGACTTCGACGACGAGGACTCGCTCGACTTCACGGGCCTGGGGCCCGCCACGTCCCTGAACTATCAGCACCTGACGGGCGCGGCGACGTATGACGGCGCCCTGGCCGCGGCGAACGCCGCCTTCGCCGCGAAGGCGACGCTCAGCTATGTCGGCGTCCAGGTCGGCGACGACTTCTACGTGTTCGTCGACAGTCTAGCCGTGCATGAAGTCGGTCTGGCGGTCGTGTTGCGTGATGTTTCGGCGTTCGATCCTCTGACCGGGATCGTCTAG
- a CDS encoding DUF1080 domain-containing protein, with product MTALPSRVRSSPTQGAGGHMLKTLAFTLTLALTAPAIAQPRLTLTDIPKPAGPAVSLFNGQDLKDWDAWLGYADPALTYKRPAIAPIGASARSAEIFKVVAEDGRPALYVNGRIWGSLVHKGDFKNYHLRLQYKWGKGRWTPRETQAPNNGLLYHSHGAPGVVWGTWSQAVEFEIMTGSIGMVVPVGEAISVVTNAVDDPSIIKPNLRFSPTGRAVTAKGGTADWNVEAYSDAEKPAGQWNILDLYVLGDRAVHVVNGVPVMEVRDLKADGQPLTHGAIQLQSEGAETFFRDIVLEPITALPKVVAK from the coding sequence ATGACAGCGCTGCCTTCTAGGGTGCGGTCAAGCCCGACGCAGGGCGCGGGAGGACACATGCTCAAGACCCTGGCCTTCACCTTGACCCTGGCGCTCACCGCGCCCGCCATCGCCCAGCCGCGCCTGACGTTGACCGACATCCCCAAGCCCGCCGGCCCGGCGGTGTCGCTGTTCAACGGCCAGGACCTGAAGGATTGGGACGCCTGGCTGGGCTATGCCGACCCCGCCCTGACCTACAAGCGTCCGGCCATCGCTCCGATCGGGGCCAGCGCCCGAAGCGCCGAGATCTTCAAGGTGGTGGCCGAGGACGGCCGCCCCGCCCTCTACGTCAACGGGAGGATCTGGGGCAGCCTGGTCCACAAGGGCGACTTCAAGAACTACCACCTGCGCCTGCAGTACAAGTGGGGCAAGGGCCGCTGGACGCCGCGCGAGACCCAGGCGCCCAACAACGGCCTGCTCTATCACTCACACGGCGCGCCGGGCGTGGTCTGGGGCACCTGGAGCCAGGCGGTCGAGTTCGAGATCATGACCGGCTCGATCGGCATGGTCGTGCCCGTCGGCGAGGCGATCTCCGTGGTGACCAACGCCGTCGACGACCCGAGCATCATCAAGCCGAACCTGCGCTTCTCGCCCACCGGCCGCGCCGTCACCGCCAAGGGCGGGACCGCCGATTGGAACGTCGAGGCCTACAGCGACGCCGAGAAGCCGGCCGGCCAGTGGAATATCCTGGACCTCTATGTGCTGGGCGATCGGGCCGTGCATGTGGTCAACGGCGTTCCGGTGATGGAGGTCCGCGACCTGAAGGCCGACGGCCAGCCCCTGACGCATGGCGCGATCCAGCTGCAGTCGGAGGGCGCCGAGACCTTCTTCCGCGACATCGTGCTGGAGCCGATCACCGCCCTGCCGAAGGTCGTGGCCAAGTAG
- a CDS encoding response regulator transcription factor: MQADRKLIIVEDDEKFAATLKRSFERRDYEVVHAHGLDEAMAALETFAPKYAVVDLKLAGESGLACVRALSERHPAMLIVVLTGFASIATAVEAIKLGARHYLAKPSNTDDIEAAFHKEEGDVDAAIGERATSIKNLEWERIHQTLVETDFNISETARRLGMHRRTLARKLEKRRIS; encoded by the coding sequence GTGCAGGCTGATCGCAAGCTGATCATCGTCGAGGACGACGAGAAGTTCGCCGCCACGCTCAAGCGCTCCTTCGAGCGGCGCGACTACGAGGTGGTGCACGCCCACGGCCTGGACGAGGCGATGGCGGCGCTGGAGACCTTCGCGCCCAAATACGCCGTGGTCGACCTCAAGCTGGCCGGCGAGTCGGGCCTGGCTTGCGTGCGGGCGCTCAGCGAGCGGCATCCGGCGATGCTGATCGTGGTGCTGACCGGCTTCGCCAGCATCGCCACGGCCGTCGAAGCCATCAAGCTGGGCGCGCGCCACTACCTGGCCAAGCCGTCCAACACCGACGACATCGAGGCGGCCTTCCACAAGGAGGAAGGCGATGTCGACGCCGCCATCGGCGAGCGCGCGACGTCGATCAAGAACCTGGAGTGGGAGCGGATCCACCAGACCCTGGTCGAGACCGACTTCAACATCTCCGAGACCGCCCGGCGCCTGGGCATGCACCGCCGCACCCTGGCCCGGAAGCTGGAGAAGCGGCGGATCAGCTGA
- a CDS encoding ATP-binding protein, whose amino-acid sequence MTPTASMVFSGVAGWLSGARAADNASGPADAIARQNMLQLIHLRWIAVLGQVVTILAVHFSLGFRLPLATMMLVLLALVALNLFSLLRLKRATPLGRYDLFFALALDTLALTAQLYFSGGATNPFTTLYLLHVILGAVLLEAWATWAIVALTSFCFVMLVAFNRPIVATGLSDQAFFDMFLMGMLVGIVLDAVLLVTFVDRINANLRRHDARLAELRQRAAEETHIVRMGLLASGAAHELGTPLATLDVILGDWRRMPIFASQPDLAQELEDMRGEVQRCKTIVTGVLQSAGEARGGEVRASTLRAFLDEVVADWRATRNGEVLAYETDLIAPTPIVAESTLKQVIHNVLDNALDASPGGVRLWAGVREDRLLIEVEDDGPGFTDETLENFGKPYNSTKGRAGGGLGLFLVVNVLRKLGGRASAENVADAGARVVLDLPLSSLEIGGSRAG is encoded by the coding sequence ATGACGCCGACCGCCAGCATGGTCTTCTCCGGCGTGGCGGGCTGGCTGTCGGGCGCCCGGGCGGCGGACAACGCCAGCGGTCCGGCCGACGCTATCGCGCGCCAAAACATGCTGCAGCTGATCCACCTGCGCTGGATCGCGGTGCTGGGCCAGGTGGTCACCATCCTGGCGGTGCATTTCAGCCTGGGCTTCCGCCTGCCGCTGGCGACGATGATGCTGGTGCTGCTGGCCCTGGTCGCCCTGAACCTGTTCAGCCTGCTGCGGCTGAAACGGGCGACGCCGCTGGGGCGCTACGACCTCTTCTTCGCCCTGGCCTTGGACACCCTGGCCCTGACCGCACAGCTCTATTTCAGCGGCGGCGCCACCAACCCGTTCACGACCCTCTACCTGCTGCACGTGATCCTGGGTGCGGTGCTGCTGGAGGCGTGGGCGACCTGGGCGATCGTGGCCCTGACCAGCTTCTGCTTCGTCATGCTGGTCGCGTTCAACCGGCCGATCGTCGCCACGGGCCTGAGCGACCAGGCCTTCTTCGACATGTTCCTGATGGGGATGCTGGTCGGCATCGTGCTGGACGCGGTGCTGCTGGTGACCTTTGTCGACCGCATCAACGCCAACCTGCGCCGCCACGACGCCCGCCTGGCCGAGCTGCGCCAGCGCGCGGCCGAGGAAACCCACATCGTCCGCATGGGTCTCTTGGCCTCGGGCGCGGCGCACGAACTGGGCACCCCGTTGGCGACGCTGGACGTGATCCTCGGCGACTGGCGGCGCATGCCGATCTTCGCCTCCCAACCGGACCTGGCTCAGGAACTGGAGGACATGCGCGGCGAGGTCCAGCGCTGCAAGACGATCGTCACCGGCGTGCTGCAGTCGGCCGGCGAGGCGCGCGGCGGCGAGGTGCGGGCCAGCACCCTGCGGGCCTTCCTGGACGAAGTCGTGGCCGACTGGCGCGCCACCCGCAACGGCGAGGTCCTGGCCTACGAGACCGACCTGATCGCCCCGACCCCGATCGTGGCGGAATCCACCCTGAAGCAGGTGATCCACAACGTCCTCGACAACGCCCTGGACGCCTCGCCCGGCGGTGTGCGGCTGTGGGCCGGCGTGCGCGAGGACCGGCTGCTGATCGAGGTCGAGGACGACGGCCCCGGCTTCACCGACGAAACGCTGGAGAACTTCGGCAAGCCCTACAACTCGACCAAGGGGCGGGCTGGCGGCGGGCTGGGCCTCTTCCTGGTGGTCAACGTCCTGCGCAAGCTGGGCGGTCGCGCCAGCGCCGAGAACGTCGCCGACGCCGGCGCGCGCGTGGTGCTGGACCTGCCGCTCTCCTCGCTTGAGATCGGAGGGTCTCGTGCAGGCTGA
- a CDS encoding SURF1 family protein — MTAVRGRRARSVALIGLCAAFTVVFVLLGAWQVQRRAWKLDLIARVEQRLHAEPTPAPGPEAWPRISREDAYRRVRLTGVFDHDAETLVQAVTERGPGFWVLTPLRTDRGFTVLVNRGFVPTEHKAAASRRAGDSAGPVTVVGLLRMTEPHGGFLRQNQPGQGRWYSRDVQAIGAAHRLANVAPYFVDADAAPNPGGWPLGGLTVVRFPNSHLIYALTWFGLALLTSGAGLYVARDARRSREEGAS; from the coding sequence GTGACGGCGGTGCGGGGAAGGCGGGCGCGGTCGGTCGCCCTGATCGGGCTGTGCGCCGCCTTCACCGTGGTCTTCGTCCTGCTTGGCGCCTGGCAGGTCCAGCGCCGGGCCTGGAAGCTCGACCTGATCGCCCGGGTCGAGCAACGCCTCCACGCCGAGCCGACGCCCGCCCCAGGGCCCGAGGCCTGGCCGCGAATTTCTCGTGAGGATGCCTATCGACGCGTCCGCCTGACCGGTGTCTTCGACCATGACGCCGAGACCCTGGTCCAGGCGGTCACCGAGAGGGGCCCTGGCTTCTGGGTCCTCACGCCGCTGAGGACCGATCGCGGCTTCACCGTGCTGGTCAACCGCGGCTTCGTCCCGACCGAACATAAGGCGGCGGCCTCCAGGCGGGCGGGCGATTCCGCCGGCCCCGTCACGGTGGTCGGCCTGCTGCGCATGACCGAGCCCCATGGCGGCTTCCTGCGCCAGAACCAGCCGGGGCAGGGGCGGTGGTATTCCCGCGATGTCCAGGCCATCGGCGCCGCGCATCGCCTAGCCAATGTCGCTCCATACTTCGTGGACGCCGACGCCGCGCCCAATCCCGGCGGCTGGCCGCTAGGGGGCCTTACGGTCGTGCGTTTCCCCAACAGCCATCTTATCTACGCCCTGACCTGGTTCGGCCTGGCGCTGCTGACGAGCGGCGCCGGCCTCTACGTCGCGCGCGACGCGCGGCGCAGCCGTGAGGAAGGAGCTTCATGA
- the cyoD gene encoding cytochrome o ubiquinol oxidase subunit IV: MTAAGHDTHHAPGAHEGHGHDAGHGSLKDYVIGFVLAVILTAIPFWLVMGHVLPTPQMTAVAVMGLAVIQVLVHMIYFLHMNSRSEGGWTLLALMFTLILVVITLSGSLWVMHNLNAHMMPATAHDMQTMP; this comes from the coding sequence ATGACCGCGGCTGGCCACGACACGCACCACGCCCCCGGCGCCCACGAGGGCCACGGCCACGACGCGGGCCACGGCTCGCTGAAGGACTATGTGATCGGCTTCGTGCTGGCGGTGATCCTGACCGCCATCCCGTTCTGGCTGGTCATGGGCCACGTCCTGCCGACGCCCCAGATGACCGCCGTGGCGGTGATGGGGCTGGCGGTGATCCAGGTGCTGGTCCACATGATCTACTTCCTGCACATGAACTCGCGTTCGGAAGGCGGATGGACCCTGCTGGCCCTGATGTTCACCCTGATCCTGGTGGTGATCACACTCAGCGGCTCGCTGTGGGTGATGCACAACCTGAACGCCCACATGATGCCGGCGACCGCGCACGACATGCAGACCATGCCGTGA
- the cyoC gene encoding cytochrome o ubiquinol oxidase subunit III — protein MTEEHHPENGTLLGFWIYLMSDCLIFAVLFATYAVLGRSYAAGPSGADLFDLPLVAVNTGLLLFSSITYGFAMLAAQAGRKQPTLIWLAITGLFGLGFLSLELYEFAHLIHEGAGPQRSAFLSSFFTLVGTHGLHVTFGIIWLITLMVQVGQRGLGPEMQRRLMCLSMFWHFLDVVWIGVFSFVYLLGVL, from the coding sequence ATGACCGAGGAGCACCATCCGGAGAACGGGACCCTGCTGGGGTTCTGGATCTACCTGATGAGCGACTGCCTGATCTTCGCGGTGCTGTTCGCCACCTACGCCGTGCTGGGCAGAAGTTACGCGGCCGGTCCGTCGGGCGCGGACCTGTTCGATCTGCCGCTGGTGGCGGTGAATACGGGCCTGCTGCTGTTCTCGTCGATCACCTACGGCTTCGCCATGCTGGCGGCCCAGGCGGGACGCAAGCAGCCGACCCTGATCTGGCTGGCCATCACCGGCCTGTTCGGTCTCGGCTTCCTGTCGCTGGAGCTCTACGAGTTCGCCCACCTGATCCACGAGGGCGCGGGCCCGCAGCGCAGCGCTTTCCTGTCGTCGTTCTTCACCCTGGTCGGCACCCACGGCCTGCACGTGACGTTCGGCATCATCTGGCTGATCACCCTGATGGTCCAGGTCGGCCAGCGGGGCCTGGGCCCAGAGATGCAGCGCCGCCTGATGTGCCTGTCGATGTTCTGGCACTTCCTGGACGTCGTCTGGATCGGCGTCTTCTCGTTCGTCTATCTGCTGGGAGTGCTGTGA